The DNA sequence TCGTCGAGAGCACGTCCGTCATGTAGTCCGCCGGCTCGCGCCCGTAGCCGACCATCCAGCCGTTCTCGTTCACCGTGTAGTCGAAGCTGCGGTAACCCGCACTGCCGGACACGGCCCACACGTCCCATCCGGGCGGTACGTACCCGGCGCCCGGCATCAGGCCGAGCGGCTCGTACCCGTTGAGGTACTTGCCCATCATCGCGGTGCGGTAGCCCTGCTCCTGCAGCGCGACCCCGAAGGTGACCTTCTCCAGGTCATTTCGCAGGAACGCCGCGTACCCGCCGTTCCTCGGGTTGTTGGTGAGGACCCCGGTGTTGTGCGGGAACTGCCCGGTGAAGATGGACGCGCGGGACGGGCAGCACAGGGAGTTGGTCACCGTGTAGTTCGAGAAGCTCACGCCGTCGGCCTGGAGCTTCCGTGCCTGTGGCATGTAGCGCAGCAGCCCGGAGTCCATGTCGTCGGTCAGCACGAACACGATGTTCGGCCTGCTCCCGGCGGTCGACTCCGGGCCCGTCGACGTGACGACGATCCCGGCCGCACCGAGCAGGACGGCGACTGCGGCCGCGGCCGTCAACAGCGTCTTCCTCGACGGCCTGGCCAGCATCCGGTCTCCTCGTTCGTCTCGTCGTGCCGACCCGAAGGCCTCGGCCCCAGACACTAACGGGTCCCCGCAGCCACACCCTGGTGCGGCTGCTCACTCGCGGTCCGCTACCCGACGGCCAAACGCACCGCGGACGAGCTCGACCGGGTGGAGCGCACGCCGGTCGGTGCCGTGCTGGATCTGCTGGCGACACGACACCCCGGTCGCCGCGAGCACGGTGTCGGTCGACTCGGCGTCGATCGCCGGGAACAGCCGTTGCCGGCCGATCGTCATGGACAGGTCGTAGTGCTCCGCCTCGTACCCGAAGGACCCGGCCATCCCGCAGCAGCCGGCGTCGAGCTCGACGACCTCCGCCCCCGGTATGCGTCGCAGCAGCGCCATCGTCGCCGCCGTACCGACCTCGGCCTTCTGGTGGCAGTGTCCGTGGTAGACGATCCGTCGACCGGCCGGCCACGAGTCCGTCCGCAGCCGAAGGCGGCCGGCGTCGATCGCCTCGGTGAGCAGTTCCTCGACCTGCCGAACCCGGCCGGCGAGGTCGCGCACCCGCTCGTCGTCGGGGAGCAGGGCGAGGTACTCGTCCCGCAGCGTGAAGAGGCAGGACGGCTCGCAGCCGACCACCGGCGTGCCAGGCTCACTGCCGGCGGTGAGCGCGGCGACGAGGTCCGACGCCTTGTCCCGTGCGTCGTCGAGCAGTCCCTTCGACAGGCTGGACCGTCCGCAGCAGCCGGTGCTCTGCAACCGCACGTCCCACCCCGCGTGCTCGAGCAGCTCGATCGCCGCCTGCCCGATCAGGGGCTCGGAGTACGTCGTGAACGAGTCGGCGAGGAACGTGACCGTGCCCTGTCCCTGCGGGCCGCCGGAGGACGGCACCGACCGGCGCGTCCTGCCGGCGTACCACCGCGGCAGCGTGCGTCTGGTGAACGCCGGCAGCGGGCGCCGGGTGGAGATCCCGAGTGTGCGTGCGAGCAGTGACCGCAGAGGTCCGACGCGCCCCGGCACGTTCGACAGCGGAGCGAACGCCGCGCCCAGCCGGTTCAGGGTGCGGATGGCGCCGAACGCCCGCGAGCGCAGCGGGACGCCGTGCCGTTCGTGGTGGTGGGCGAGCGTCTCGCTCTTGAGCGCGGCCATGTCGACGCCAAGCGGGCACTCGCTCTTGCATGCCTTGCACATCAGGCACAGGTCGAGGATCTCGTGCAGCCGTTCGTCGCCGAGCGCGGCCTCCGGGTCGGGTTCGCTCAGCGCCTTGACGAGTGCGTTCGCGCGCCCTCTCGTCGAGTGCTCCTCCTGGCGGGTCGCCATGTACGAGGGGCACATCACGCCCGGCGCGCTCTTGCGGCAGGCGCCGATGTTCATGCAGCGGTCCGCGGCTCCGCGCATGCCGCCGACGACGTCGAAGCGCAGCCGCGTGCGCAGTGCGGGCGCCGGTGGCAACGCGGCGTCGCGCAGGTGGTCGGTCATCGGCGGAGCGTCCACGATCTTGCCCGGGTTCATCCGGCCGTCGGGGTCGAAGAGCCGCTTGACCTCGCGCATCGCCTCGTACAGCTCGTCGCCGAAGATCTCCCTGTTGAACTCGCTGCGCGCGAGGCCGTCCCCGTGCTCGCTGGAGTTGACGCCGCCGTACTCACGGACGAGGTCCTTGATCTCGACGGACACCGCGCGCATGCGGCGTACCTGCTCGGGGTCGGTGAGGTCGACGAACGGGCGGATGTGCAAGCAGCCGACCGAGCAGTGGCCGTAGAAGCCGGCCGTCATGGCGTGCCGGTCGAGCACGTCGCGGAACCGTTCCGTGTACGCCGCCAGGTGTGCCGGGTCGACCGCGGTGTCCTCGACGAAGGCGAGGGGACGGCGCGTGCCCTGGCTCGCCGCCATGAGCAGGCCCAGGCTGGCCTTGCGCACCTTGAGCAGGGCGTCGCGGTCGGCGGCGGTCACCGCACGCAGGGTGTGGTAACCGTGGCCGTGCGCACGCCACAGCCGGTCGAGCTCATCCAACCGGCCGGTGAGCGCGTCCTCGTCTTCGCCGGTGAAGGACACGAACAGCAACGCCTCCGGGTCGCCCACCAGCAGCTCACCGAGGTCCGCGTAGTCGATCCTCTCCCTGGACAGGTCGAGGATCGTGCGGTCCATCATCTCGACCTGCGCGGGGTCGCACGACAACGCGTCGCCGGTGGCCGCGATCGCCGCCGCGACGGACGCGAAGTGCCCGACGGCGAAGACGCTGCGCCGCGGCTTCGGCACCAGGTCGACCTCGGCCCTGGTGGCCACGACGAGGGTGCCCTCCGCGCCGACGACGAACGTCGCCAGGTCGAAGGGCTCGTCACCGGCCAGCCGGTCGAGTCGGTAGCCGCCGGCGCGGCGCCAGTACGGCGGGAAGTCCGTCGCGATCGCGCCGGCGTGAGCACGCACCAGCTCAGGCAGCTCGCGGTAGAGGCTGCCCTCGAGCGTCGATGCGGTGGCCCGCCGAGCGCGCTCCGCCTCGTCCACCGGTTCGAGGCGTGCACGTGAGCCGTCCGCGAGCACGACGTCGAGTGCCCTGACGTGGTCGATCGTCATGCCGTAGCGCACGCTGCCGCTGCCCGCGGAGTTGTTGCCGACCATCCCGCCGATCGTGGCGCGGTTGCTCGTCGAGGTGTCCGGTCCGAACATCAGGCCGTACGGCGCGGCCGCGGCGTTCAGGTCGTCCTGCACGACGCCGACCTCGACGACTGCCGTGCGTGCCTCGGGGTTGATCTCCACGATGCGGTCCAGGTAGCGCGAGCAGTCGAGGACCACGCCGGCCCCGACGGTCTGCCCGGCCAGGCTGGTGCCCGCGCCCCGGGGCGTGACCGCGACGCCACACGCGGCGGCCGCCCGTATCGTCGCTGCCACGTCGTCGGCGTGCCTGGGGAACACGACGCCGAGCGGCTCGATCGCGTACATGCTGGCGTCCCGCGAGAACAACGCCCTGCTGTAGTCGTCGAAACAGACGTCACCCTCGACGTCACGCCGCAGCAGGCGCTCAAGCTCGGAGCCGGTCACTGCTCCGCCAACCGTTCGAGCGCGGCGGCCATCCCGTCGCCGGCGACCGGTACGCCGCTGCCTCGGAGGCTCAGCTGGACCCCGGCGAGCGTTCCCGCGAGCATCAGGTCGTTGAAGTGGCCGAGGTGGCCGATCCTGAAGACGCGACCGGCGAGCCTGCCCAGGCCGGCGCCGAGCGACATGTCGTAGCGCTCGAGCGCCACTCGTCGTACCGCGTCCGCGTCGTGCTCGGGCGGGACGACGAGCGCGGTGAGCGAGCCGGAGTGCTCCCGTTCGTCCGCGCACAGCACCTCGAGCCCCCACGCGCGCGCCGCCGCACGGGTCGCCTCGGCGTGGCGGGCGTGCCGGGCGAACACGTTCGGCAGGCCCTCGTCGTGCAGCATGCCCAGGGCGACCTGGAGCCCGTACAGGAGGTTGGTCGCCGGAGTGTAGGGGAAGGAGCCGTTCGCGTTCGCCGCGACGATCGGCGCCCAGTCCCAGTACGACCTGGGCAGTCGCGCGGTGCGTGACGCGGCGAGGGCCTTGTCGCTCACCGCGTTGAAGCCGAGCCCCGGCGGCAGCATGAGTCCCTTCTGCGACCCGGAGACGGTGACGTCGACGCCCCATTCGTCGTGCCGGTAGTCGATGCACGCGAGCGAGGAGACGGTGTCGACGAGCAGCAGCGCGGGATGGCCGGCCGCGTCGAT is a window from the Streptosporangiales bacterium genome containing:
- a CDS encoding FAD-binding protein, which codes for MGRRRHRLRVAEGTHAAAGARLQRGERQGPRRVTHRATAQVVLGLGADRRGERERLLPLHSGDQPPVRAPGRPGHAARRGPAERVRPARPPRRGDPCGGARVGARGAVRGRTGALRLAHRARRPARARRGRGTTSGARALRHVARRRPGQARRSRLQDRPPRPLQRPDARGNARRGPAEPPRQRRTGRRRRDGRRARTVGGAVTGSELERLLRRDVEGDVCFDDYSRALFSRDASMYAIEPLGVVFPRHADDVAATIRAAAACGVAVTPRGAGTSLAGQTVGAGVVLDCSRYLDRIVEINPEARTAVVEVGVVQDDLNAAAAPYGLMFGPDTSTSNRATIGGMVGNNSAGSGSVRYGMTIDHVRALDVVLADGSRARLEPVDEAERARRATASTLEGSLYRELPELVRAHAGAIATDFPPYWRRAGGYRLDRLAGDEPFDLATFVVGAEGTLVVATRAEVDLVPKPRRSVFAVGHFASVAAAIAATGDALSCDPAQVEMMDRTILDLSRERIDYADLGELLVGDPEALLFVSFTGEDEDALTGRLDELDRLWRAHGHGYHTLRAVTAADRDALLKVRKASLGLLMAASQGTRRPLAFVEDTAVDPAHLAAYTERFRDVLDRHAMTAGFYGHCSVGCLHIRPFVDLTDPEQVRRMRAVSVEIKDLVREYGGVNSSEHGDGLARSEFNREIFGDELYEAMREVKRLFDPDGRMNPGKIVDAPPMTDHLRDAALPPAPALRTRLRFDVVGGMRGAADRCMNIGACRKSAPGVMCPSYMATRQEEHSTRGRANALVKALSEPDPEAALGDERLHEILDLCLMCKACKSECPLGVDMAALKSETLAHHHERHGVPLRSRAFGAIRTLNRLGAAFAPLSNVPGRVGPLRSLLARTLGISTRRPLPAFTRRTLPRWYAGRTRRSVPSSGGPQGQGTVTFLADSFTTYSEPLIGQAAIELLEHAGWDVRLQSTGCCGRSSLSKGLLDDARDKASDLVAALTAGSEPGTPVVGCEPSCLFTLRDEYLALLPDDERVRDLAGRVRQVEELLTEAIDAGRLRLRTDSWPAGRRIVYHGHCHQKAEVGTAATMALLRRIPGAEVVELDAGCCGMAGSFGYEAEHYDLSMTIGRQRLFPAIDAESTDTVLAATGVSCRQQIQHGTDRRALHPVELVRGAFGRRVADRE